The DNA sequence GGTCACAGAAACATTCCAACGTGATTCACCGTATTCTAACAATGGCCAAACGGGGTGCCAAGGTACACTACATCCTTGGGAATCATGATGAAGTTTTACGTAACTGGCTCAGTTTCGATATGAGGTTTGGGAATATAGAGCTGACGAATGAATGTGTAAATCAAAGCAAAAGAGGACAGCGATACTTGGTAATCCACGGAGATCTTTTTGATGGAATTGAATCCTTCAATACCTGGCTCTACGCATTAGGAGACCGAGCATACGATGTCGCGTTGTTTCTGAACCGCTGGATCAACATCATCTGTCGGTCGATTGGCTTTGCGTATTGGCCACTTAGTAGAACCTTAAAGGCACAGGTTAAGCGAGCAACTAACTTTGTCTTCAAGTTTGAATCGAATGTTGCCACCTACTGTGAAAAGCAGGGTTACAATGGGGTAATTTGTGGACACATCCATACACCTGAAATTCATAAAATTGGCAACGTGGTTTATATAAACGATGGCGACTGGGTGTGATCGTGTACGGCGTTGGTAGAAACTCAAGATGGAGAGTTTAGAATTATTGATTGGCACCATCATGATGATGCCATTCCCGAACCGATGACGAATCTGGAGAAGCAGGAAAAAGAAAAGAAAATGAGTCGAGAAGCCGTTCCTCAGTGAGGTTCGTTAAGCTATTCCTTTTAAAGGAAAGGCATATACCCCATGCGTTTCGCCCTAGTGACTGATGCCTGGCACCCTCAGGTCAACGGAGTCGTACGTTCTCTATCGACAATGGTTGAAATTGGCAGAGCCAAAAATCACGAGGTTCTGGTGATTCAACCGCAAGGTTACTCGACATTCCCACTTCCAAGTTATCCTGAAATACGCCTGGCAGCAACGCCTTGGAAAATGATGAAGACATTGAGGGAATTGTCTCCTGATGCAGTTCACATTGCTACCGAAGGATCTTTGGGGATATTCGCTAGAATTTGGTTGAATCACCTGAAGATTCCGTTCACCACAAGCCACCAAACTCGCTTTCCTGAGTATGTTCAAGAATGACTGCCCATCCCGCTGTCCTGGGGATACAGCTTTTTAAGGTGGTTTCATGGGGCCGCGGAAAGAGTGATGGTGCCAACTCCTACGATGGAGCAGCTGCTCCATCAGCACAGGGTTCACCAAAAGACGGTTATCTGGAACAGAGGATTCAACCATGAACTCTTCCGACCACGTTCCCAGGAAGATTCCTATGGTCTGCATCCTTTTTAGCTTTGCACAGGCCGAGTAGCTGTCGAAAAAAAT is a window from the SAR324 cluster bacterium genome containing:
- a CDS encoding UDP-2,3-diacylglucosamine diphosphatase, with protein sequence MADEGLLPCYFYLRYSSWYKGYVSQQLYHFLKHNECDQLYLVGDIIDVWKLKRKVYWSQKHSNVIHRILTMAKRGAKVHYILGNHDEVLRNWLSFDMRFGNIELTNECVNQSKRGQRYLVIHGDLFDGIESFNTWLYALGDRAYDVALFLNRWINIICRSIGFAYWPLSRTLKAQVKRATNFVFKFESNVATYCEKQGYNGVICGHIHTPEIHKIGNVVYINDGDWV